In the Quercus lobata isolate SW786 chromosome 5, ValleyOak3.0 Primary Assembly, whole genome shotgun sequence genome, one interval contains:
- the LOC115989000 gene encoding F-box/kelch-repeat protein At3g23880-like, giving the protein MSRKRLPMMSQHIPAEVAYNILTQLPVKSIIRFRCVSKSWYSIFTDPIFITTNFKFNQAKSLSNNSHNGYLLYKENLSYGVKESHIVVCNNDRTLSRVCSFEIPSIHDHIVGFCKGLFCFTGSMDDSYQRIYVWNPSIRKITIAATANNVGFAGVTLGFAYHLQNNDFKILRLVCFQRELLYGSDGAEAEVYTLSTGSWRRFVVSVDYWPFIRDISESPSLFFNGALHFLAQSGLFRFILSFDVDEERFHKIMLPQNCFEGFFQHSKCLVVFKVSLALIVFDCNICHMWVMREYGVVESWTKISVPIKGVKRFYGCTVKGELLMEKSHSQIFSFDLESLNEKVLDIPTTAEDVIYTDNFMESLNLFDVIDSEDY; this is encoded by the coding sequence ATGTCCCGGAAGAGGCTACCGATGATGTCCCAGCATATCCCGGCCGAGGTTGCGTACAACATCCTCACTCAGCTACCAGTGAAATCTATAATCCGATTCAGGTGTGTTTCCAAATCTTGGTACTCCATATTCACCGACCCTATTTTCATTACTACAAACTTTAAATTCAACCAAGCCAAATCTTTATCGAATAACAGTCACAATGGTTATCTCCTATACAAGGAAAATCTTTCGTATGGTGTCAAAGAATCGCATATAGTTGTTTGCAATAACGATCGCACTTTGAGCCGGGTATGTAGTTTTGAAATCCCCTCTATTCATGACCATATAGTTGGCTTCTGTAAAGGCTTGTTTTGCTTCACTGGTAGCATGGATGACTCTTATCAGAGAATATATGTGTGGAATCCTAGTATTAGAAAAATTACTATAGCTGCTACTGCCAATAACGTAGGTTTTGCTGGTGTCACTCTTGGATTTGCGTATCATCTTCAAAACAATGACTTCAAGATTCTCAGACTTGTGTGTTTTCAACGCGAATTGTTGTATGGCTCCGATGGAGCCGAGGCTGAAGTTTACACATTGAGTACAGGTTCGTGGAGAAGGTTTGTAGTATCGGTGGATTATTGGCCATTTATTCGGGATATATCTGAATCAccctctttattttttaatggagcTCTGCACTTTTTGGCCCAGAGTGGCCTTTTTCGCTTCATATTGTCCTTTGATGTGGATGAGGAGAGATTTCATAAGATAATGTTGCCTCAAAACTGTTTTGAAGGGTTTTTTCAACATTCTAAATGTCTTGTTGTGTTCAAGGTATCGTTGGCTTTGATTGTTTTCGATTGCAACATATGCCACATGTGGGTGATGAGGGAGTACGGCGTGGTTGAGTCTTGGACTAAAATAAGTGTGCCAATCAAAGGAGTTAAGAGGTTTTATGGTTGCACCGTTAAAGGTGAACTTCTGATGGAAAAGAGTCATTCACAGATCTTTTCATTTGACCTTGAGAGTTTAAATGAAAAAGTTCTTGACATTCCAACTACAGCTGAAGATGTGATTTATACAGATAATTTTATGGAGAGCTTAAATTTATTTGATGTGATAGACTCCGAGGATTATTAA
- the LOC115992209 gene encoding uncharacterized protein LOC115992209 encodes MRSRSRSRRSISEEEEEESLSSSSSESSNGNITPTSNDDVVANSSGLFLRYHQYHKLPQPFFLKLSVLKLDSSLFDVFVARNATVAELKQAIEEVFASSADEISWCHVWGHFCLCYNGQKLINDKTCLQNFGIKDGDQLQFIRHMSVQYSPLRKRPSNKSVACKQQSLEMELVDFDVRSLSGSDSHEEISSDDSDNNENQDSSKYSDENQEEVPLLEFKLAKFLRRWLSSSRSRSLLKNGSEGRSAGTGFPLHCLGGVPRFNAKDKLM; translated from the exons ATGCGAAGCAGAAGCAGAAGCAGAAGAAGCATCAgtgaagaggaagaggaagagagtctGAGTAGCAGCAGCAGTGAGAGTAGTAACGGTAATATCACGCCGACATCGAACGACGACGTAGTAGCGAATTCATCAGGGTTGTTCTTGCGGTACCACCAATACCACAAACTGCCTCAACCCTTCTTTCTCAAACTCTCTGTCCTCAAACTCGACTCTTCTCTCTTCG ATGTTTTTGTTGCAAGGAATGCCACGGTGGCGGAACTCAAGCAAGCCATAGAGGAAGTTTTTGCTTCTTCAGCTGATGAAATCTCATG GTGTCATGTGTGGGGCCACTTTTGCTTATGCTATAATGGTCAGAAGCTAATCAATGACAAGACGTgtcttcaaaattttgggatcaaGGATGGTGATCAG CTTCAATTCATAAGGCATATGTCTGTCCAATATTCACCTTTGAGAAAAAGGCCCAGCAACAAGAGCGTGGCTTGCAAACAGCAGTCACT AGAAATGGAGCTTGTAGATTTTGATGTAAGGTCGTTATCAGGATCAGATTCTCATGAAGAGATTAGTTCAGATGATAGTGACAATAATGAAAATCAGGACAGCTCCAAGTACAGTGATGAAAATCAGGAGGAAGTTCCTTTGCTGGAGTTCAAGTTGGCTAAGTTCTTGAGAAGGTGGCTCTCAAGCTCTAGATCACGGAGTCTTTTAAAGAATGGATCAGAAGGCAGGAGTGCAGGTACTGGCTTTCCCCTGCACTGCTTAGGAGGTGTGCCTAGGTTTAATGCTAAGGATAAATTGATGTAA